Part of the Verrucomicrobiota bacterium genome is shown below.
GAGGCCAGCGCATTTCCACGGCTGTCGGCGGATCGACGGTGGTGCCCGCGCTTTGAGCCCGCCGGAACCTACGCTCCCTGAGCACCCCCCGAGGTTGGTTCCCCCTCGCCTAAGTGTAGCGGTCCCTCCAAGAGAGACCGAAAAAAAAACCGGAGGTAACTGAGGGCGGTGCCCTCATCCCGACCAAAGCCTTTCACGAATCGGTGTCCGACCCGGCCAGATGCATCGGCGCAATCATGGACCGGTTCGCCTTTCGGGTTCCGATAAGGAGCGAACTTGAGGCCTCAGGGTTTCATTACCCCCCGCGCCGTGATTATGTCCCCTGTGAACCATTGCGTCGCCCCGTTGATCTCGTAGCACCGCAAATTGTCCCCCTCGCGCTGCGCGTAGACCGGGAACTTGCCGCCTGCTACCAATCCTTGATCAGCGGTTCGAACTCGGCCCATGAGTAGTGCTGCGACAATGACTTGAGGGCCGTCCAGAGTTTGTCCCGATGAAATGGGAGGCTCATGGAGTAAACACTATCGTGCATACGCGCGCAAGGAGATCGGATCAACCCGGCGGCAGCGCTGTTCCGGTCCAGGGTCGCCCCGAGCTTGAAATCTGGAGGCCAAGCGCTCAACGGGGACTGGCGTGCCACGCTTTCGCGCCGGTATCTGAGCAACGAAGTCCCTGCCGAAAGGAAGGCCACGTGGCCTCCGGTTTGCCCCGGTCTCGTCTGCGGGCGTTTACCCCTTCATCCCTTAAACGAGGCCAAGGAAGTCAGGCCTCAAACTTTCGCACGCTTTGCCACCAAAGAATTTAAATAGGGCCCCGGTAAATTCTTTTTGAGGCCTCCTAACGTTTTGCTCGTTGGAATGGGGTAAGCACGGCTCGCACAAGCGAGTCCAGGGGAGGCCGGGCCCCCCTTACCATCCAAAGCCCCGGCGCATCCAGAACGATGGACGGCACCTCGACGGCTGAAACTTTAAGATCGGAATTGCGTAAACGGTTGATGAGCGCCCGTCGTGCCTGAACGAATCAAGACCGATACAATCACAAGGAAAGCACCATTCACGACTTCAAACGCCGGATTGGAACCAATCAAATGCCGAAACTTCATCCAGGCTCACGACCGGTCATCCAAATCGCCCTTCGCACCTTCTCTGAAACAAGCGAGCTTCGAGCGCCGGTTTCTTCTCGAGTTTTCACGCGCGCCCCGTCCGTGCGTTTGCTCCTAAGTTCCATGAATCATCAGCGATCGCTTGCAGGTTTGCACGTTCAACGCTTACGCGCCCCTTTGCCAGGAAGTTGAAGCCTGCCGCACACCAACTAAAACCATCTAACCTGAATCAGATAACTATGATCGAACGCGTCGGAAAATGCACGAACTATTCCGGATGTAAGCTGGCTTACCGCAACGAGAAATGCACGGTAGGCAGCAAGGCATTCCGGTGTCCGGAATGCGGTCTTGCGCTTGAGCCGGCCGGCTCAGAGAAGGCAGCGCCGCACCTGCTTTACATTATGGGGGGGAGCGCCGCGGTAGTGCTGTTGGCCGCCAGCGCCGTTGCCTGCACGCTGTGGAACCCGGCGTCACGTCCCGACCTCGTGCAGCTAAAGGGAGCGGACCTGTCACCGGAGCTTTCGACAGCCTTGGCGCCGGCGCTCGTCGCGGCTTCCACGCCGGCCGACGTTTCGATGCCCGCGGCGCCGGGGCCAGCTGCCACTCCAACGCCAGCTGAGCTTTCGGCGACTCCACCACCCCCTCCGGTGGTCGCTTCAACGCCGGCCGCGTCCCCACCGGCGCCGATGGCGCCGATCGTAGGGATTGCCCCGACCGTGGTGTTCATAACCGCCACCACGGCGACTGCACCTGCAACGCCATCGCCGGCAGCCACTTCAACGCCGGCGGAGCCGCCAGCGACCGCAACGCCGCCCGCTGCATCAGCACCACCCGAGCCCTCGGCAAACCCGACGCCGTTGCCGGCGGCAGGCGCACCAAAGGTCGAACTGGTTGATCATGAAGCAATGGCTCCAAAGCCGGCTTCCAGCGCTGCATCCTCCGGCACCCCACCCGACCCAAGTTATCCAGGAGAACGTTACCCCCAGACGCGCCAACGCCTGATGACCTGGGCCGAGGCCACGATCCTGACCGACGCCCAACTCTCCTACGCCGTTGAGGAAGTCTACGCCCGGCACGGGGCAATCTTTCCTTGGGAGCCTCGAAATCAGGCGCAGTTTCGCCGGTTTTCCTGGTATAAACCTCGCCCGGAACTCACGGTTGCGCAGATTAAATCTTCCCTGTCGCAGATTGAGAAGTACAACGTTGAGCTGCTCTGGCGCCTCCGCAGCGCCGCCTCCTCAGGCAGTCCACCCGACGGCTACCCGGGCGAACGGTACCCCCAGACGCGTCAGCGCTTGATGACGTGGAATGAGGCCGCTGTGTGGACTCGCGCCCAACTCTGCTACGCCATCGAGGAAGTGTACGCCCGGCACGGGGCGATTTTTGCTGAAGGAAGCGTAAATGGGGCGCAGTTTCGGCGGTGCCCCTGGTACCGGCCTCGCCCGGAACTAACGCTTGCGCAACTCAAGGCCTCCTTCTCGCAGACCGAGCAGCACAACGTTGACCTGCTCGAGCGCGTCCGCGCGTCGGCGGAAACGCGTGCGTCGGTTCCCGGCAGCCCTGCAATCCAAAACGGCGTTCCAGATGTCTCGTTACAGGCGCGTACGGGCGACCGGCATCGAGGCTGTACTCCCGCGCCAACCCCGGCGAGCGACGGCGGTTTGAGCGCGCGTTAAGCCGGCCTGGGCCAACGCCAGCACGAAACGCTGAAGGGATTCACGCCCGCACCATGCGCCGGCTCACGGGATCCGGACCTGGAGAACGGTCCTGCCTACCGTCACGGGATAGCCATTGCAAACGCCTGGGCCTGAAGTTGAACGTTTTCTTTGCCTTCTCGTTGGAAGCACCGCTCAGTTTCGTGCCATAGTAGACTGCGTCATCCCCGGCCGCCTCTCGCGCTTCCGATTCGCTGATCTGGGGTGGGGGCGGCGCCCCATAAGCGTTAACTTGTTTCTCAATTCCAGCCTGCAGAGGTGCTTTTCCCTCGAAAACCACATCCAAACGTTTGTTGTGGAACCGTATTTAGTGTAGATTTCCGTATAAACAGTGTTTTCTGACGGAGCAAGTTAACGCTTATGGGGCGCCGCCCCCAGCCAGCGCGCAAACGCGGGTAGCCAGCGGCTGACCGGGGAAGGATCGTCGTCAACAACATTATAAATGCCGGCAGGCGCGGTCAGCGCGGCAACCGTGGCCAGGGCCGCGTCCTCGATATGGATCCAGGACCAGACCCCTTGGCCTTGGCCGATGAGGGGCATCGCGCGGCGTCGGACCTGGTCCACAACCGTGCCGTCCTCGCCATACCAGGTGTTTGGACCGTAAAAGAAACCGTAGCGAAGGGCGACCCCTTCCATTTTGCCAGAGTTCCGCAGCCGCGCTTCAATCTCGGCGTACATGCGCGCGCTTGCGGCCACGCCGGGGCTGGCGTCGGTGGCCAGGGGCGCGGACTCGTCGGCCAAGCCACCGGCTGCCTTCAGGAAGAAGCCGCTCGCTTGTTGGACGTAGCGCCGCACGCCGGCCGCCTGCGCCGCGCGATGAAGGCTTCCGCCGGCTTCGAGCCGCAGCTTCCGATCAGCCGGGAACGCCGCGGCCAGCTCTGAAGGATCTTTCGGCAAGGCGGTCAGTTGATCGATGACGACCTCGGCTCGGGCTCGGCGCAGGGCCTGTTCCACAGCCACGCCATCAAAAGCGCTGACGTGGGCGACGGTCACGCCCAGGTCCCGAAGCCGCCGCGCCCCCGCCTCAGAATGCGTCATGCCCGTAACGGTGTGCCCTTGACGGACCAACTCGGCAATCAGCGGCTGCCCAATGGCTCCGCTCGCTCCTGCAACAAAGACTCTCATGCGGCAGCCTCCGGCCGAACGATTTGGTTTGTCCTCATGCAAGTAGTGAGTGGCGGCCTGTTTTGCTGCTTCATACATAGAAAAGGCGCTTTCGGTTGCACCTTGTCATTTTGCCGGCGGGGTTACTCTGCGGCGATGTGCGCGCCCTTTTCGAGCACGGAACGCTTCATCCAGGGCACCAGCAAGGCGAGCACGACGCCGATGGCCGCGAAGATCAAAAAGCAATCAAAGTAGGCCAGCGAGAGGGCCTGCGACCCGCGCAGGTTATCGAGGGCCTGCAATGCCATCCGGCGCGCCGCGACCGGGTCGCCGGTCTGGTGCATCAGAGCAGGCCGGGCCTGATTCAGGAACGAGGCGACCGCCGGGTTGAGCCGATCGAGGTTTTCGTTCAGGCGCAACGCATGGAGCTGCTCGCGCCGTTCGGTGAGCGTCTGGCCCAACGACGTGCCGAAGCTGCCGCCCTCGTTGCGCAGCAGCGCAAACAGGCCCACCGCCGCCCCGCGCAGTTTCTGCGGGGTGTAGAGGTAGGCGGCCACGTTGAGCGGCGCAAAGACGATACCCAGGCCCAGCACCAGCACCACGCGCGGCCAGATCACCTGGCCCGGGGAAATCTCCAGGTTCAGCACGGACATCCACCAACTGCCCGCCGCCATGACGAGCAACCCCGCGCCGATCAGCCAGCGCGCGTCCAGGCCTCGCCCGAGCAGCCGGCCGGCCATGATGATGGCCATGATGGTGAAAATCCCGGAGGGCGACAGCACCAGCCCGGCGTGGAACGCGTCGTAGCCAAACAGGGTTTCCAGCATCCCGGGCAGCAGCGTGCTCGAGCCGTAGAGCACCGCGTAGGAGCAGAAGATGATCACGCAGCAAAGCGCGAAGTTGCGCTCCCCCAGCGGCCGCAGATTCACCACCGGGCGCGCTTGGCGCGTCTCCCACCAGACCAAGCCCGCCAAGCCCCCCACGCACAGCGTGACCAGCGTTTGGATGCGCCCGAACGGGTCGCCGAACCAATCCCATTCCTGGCCTTTGCTGAGCAGGATTTCCCAGGAAACCAGCATGAGCACCAGCAAGCCCAACCCGATGGAATCAAATCTGAACGCCTGCTTTTTGAGGCTGGCGCGTTCTGCCTCCAGATACGACGGGTCGTGCACCAGCGCGGCGCAGAGCAGGAAGGCAAGCGCGCCCACCGGCAAATTGATGTAGAAAATCCAGCGCCAGGAATACTGGTCGGTGATGTAGCCGCCCAGGGAGGGGCCGATCACGGGGGCAATCAACGCCGCGATGCCGAAGAGCGTCTGGGCGGCGCCTTGCTTTTCGCGCGGGAAGGCATCGAGCAGGATGCCCTGGCTGCTGGGCTGAAGCCCGCCGCCCGCCAGTCCCTGGAGAATGCGAAACAGGATGAGCATGGCCAGGTTCGTCGACAGCCCGCAGAGGACGGAGGCCGCCGTAAAGACCGCGATCGAGAGCAGGAGGTAGCGGCGCCGGCCGACGTGGGCCGAGAGCCATCCGGTGATGGGCAGAATGATGGCGTTAGCCGCCAGGTAGCTGGTGATGACCCATTCGCTGTCGGTCACCGCCGAGGATAGCCCACCGGCGATGTAGCGCAGGGCCACATTGGCCACGGTCGTGTCGAGCACCTCCATGAAGGTGGGCACCACGACCGCGAAGGCGACCAGCCACGGGTTAACGCCCTGGTGGCTGGCCGGCACGACCGGCACGGAGGGGGTGGCCGGGCCGGCACTCATGGGGTTGGGTTGGCGGAGGCCGCCGGCGGGGCCTGCGCCTGAAGGAATCGGCCGGCGTCGGGACCCGTGGGCGCCGCGTTCAGGTCCACCGAGGGCGTGACCGATAAGCCCACAAAGAGCGGCAGCTTGTCCGGATCGTAACCCACCAGGTCAATGCGCACCGGCAGCCGTTGGACGACTTTGACGAAGTTGCCCGTGGCGTTCTGCGCCGGCAACAGCGCCAGGGTCGAGCCGGTGCCCATGGTAAAGCCGGAGATGCGGCCTTCGAAGGTTTGCTTGCCGCCGTACATGTCGGCCTCCAGCGTCACCCGCTGACCGATGCGCAAACGTCGCAGCTGGGTTTCCTTGAAGTTCGCGTCCACCCAGACCTCGCGCAGCGAGCGGAGCGCCATCAGGCTCTGGCCCACCTGCACGTTGTTGCCGGGGTTGACGTCGCGGCGGGTGACCACGCCGTCAATCTCCGCCACGATCGTGCAGTAGCTCAGGTCGAGCTGGGCTTGGTCCAGGTCGCGTTGGGCCTGCTGCAAGGTGGCTTGGGCCTTTTGCAAACCAGGGGCGCCCTTGATGACCTCCGCGTAGATGCGGTCGATGTTGCCGCCGGGATCGCGCCGGTAAAATTCTTCCACCAGCTGTTTGGGGCTCAAGTCGTAGGAGGAGGGCACGATGCCCAGTTGCGCCGCGCTCTGCAGCAGCTCGGCCAACGCCTGGCGCACGGCTGAGAACGTCTGGTCGAGGTCGGCCGGCACTTCGGCGAGGGCCGTGCCCTGGGGGTGGTTGGTCGGGTAGCCCGAGGGCAGCGCGCGCCTGGTAGACCGATTCCAGCGCCTGAGTGACTTGCGCTCTGGCCGCATCGAGCGCTTCCCGCTTTTGATCAAACTCCTCGGCGCTGGTCACCCCGCTCGCCCGCAGGCGGCTGGACCGGTCAAACTCCGCCTGCGCCAGCACCAGGGCCGCCTTGCCCTGTTCCCAGGTGGCGACCCGCGCCCGCACCAGCGCGACCTGGTTGTCGACGTCCTCGATGGCATGGAGCAGCTTGAAGCGCGCCGCCCGCGCCTGGGCCAGTAACGCCCGCACGTTCGCCTCGGTGACCGCCAGGTCCGCCCGGGCCGAATTGACCGCCGCCTGTTTGATGGCGACCTGCACCCGGTAGGGCTGGGGATCGAGTTCCACGAGGGGTTGGCCGGTGGTGACGCGGTTGTTGTCGTCCACCCGCACCCGAACCACCTGGCCGCTCACGCGCGAGGCAACGAAGGTCACGTGGCTGTTCACGTAGGCGTCGTCGGTCGAAATCGTGCTCAGGGAATGGAGAAACCACGGGATTCCGAACCCCAGCGCGAGAACCACCACGATGCCGACGGCAAGCAGCCGCCAGGGCTTTCGCCGAACGGCCTTGGGCGGCGGAGCCGGCGCTGATTCGGGAGCGGTGGAAGGAGGGGGCGGCACTGGGGTTGCCTCGTTTGCATTCATGGAGATGTGTTTGGTCGCATTTTTTGATGGCGATTTGGGGGGTGCAGCCCAGCCGCTGGTTCTCCGGCGTCTACGCGCTGAAGCCACCGTCGATCAGCAGATCGGCCCCCGTGACGCAAGCCGCCTCCGGTCCAGCCAGATATGCGACCATGGCGGCAACCTCGTCGGCGGTTCCGTATCGGGGAACCGCCATCAACTTGACGAGCGTTGCGGCGGCGGGGCCGTTGGCTGGATTCATGTCCGTATCGATGGGACCGGGCAGCACGTTGTTGATCGTTATTCCGCGCTGGCCGAGATCGCGGGCCAAACCTTTGACGAGTCCTGTCAGCGCGGACTTGCTCATCGCGTAGACGGCACCACCCGGAAACGGCATTCGATCTGCGTTGCAACTGCTGATGTTGATAACGCGCCCGCCGCTTTTCATGTGCCTGACCGCTGCCTGGGTCGCCACGAAAACAGCCCGCACGTTCACGGCAAACGTCCGATCGAACTCGGAAAGGGTGAATTCATCAATGGGACCGAGCGACAAAACCCCCGCGTTATTGACCAAAACATCGAGCCCGCCCAGCTCCCGGACCGTGCGATCGACCGCGGCGACGACCGAGTCGGCCTCCGCGCTGTCCGCCTCGATGGCGAGGGCACGCACTCCGGACGACTTCGCCTCCTCGGCTACGGCATTCGCTCGGTCGGGCGATTTGGCGTAGGTAAGGGCAACGTGGGCTCCTTCATTGGCGAGTCGTTTGACAATGCCCGCGCCGATACCACGGCTACCGCCCGTCACGAGGGCAATCTTTCCTTCCAATCGTTTCATGAGGACCTTTCAGGTTTCCAGGTTGCAGGCTCGACCTTTCCGCAAACGGTGTGCCAAGGACAGGTGAGGCCGGAGCACTGCGGCTTTTCCGAGGAATAGAGAGTGCGCCCCGCGGAAATCAAGCAGGACGGCTTCCTTCAAATTCGCGAAAGTTCGGGAATTCTGAAATCACCCTGGCAGCTTGCCCTCCAAGATCGCTGTGCTATCAAATATTGGTTTGGGCCGGACGGGTAGGAGGGGCTTTCCGGCCCGAAATCGACAGTGAATATCCTCCCGTTCGGATACCCTCCATTTTCCGGCGGAACGTGGATTGATAGAAAGATTCCATGGGTTCGACTGACGATCAGTTCAAAACGGGTGGCAAATCAAAGGGACGGCCGATTTGTTTTGCCGGCTCGGACCTGGGCGATAAGTGCCACGTCTGCGCCTTTTTCAATAGTCGCGACGATGAATACCGTGCCTTGATTCCCTTCATCAGCGAAGGCATCGAACGGGGCGAAAAGATCGTTCACACGATTGATCCCGAGCGCCGCGAGGACCACCTCGCCCGTCTGCACGCGGAGGGCCTCGATGCGGCGCACCTGGAAAGAACTGGTCAATTTGAGCTGCGCACTTGGTCGAATACCCATTTGGCGGGCGGAAAATTTGATCCCGTCCGGACGCTGTCCTTGTTCGAGGATGTGGTGAAGAAAGCGAAACAGGAGGGTTATCCGCTCATCCGATTTGTGACCCACATGGAATGGGCGCTGATGGACAAGCCCGGCATTGACGAGCTTCTTGAGTACGAGGCGAAAGCCAATGCCATCTGGATGCAGCAATCCGGCCCGGTGAATCCGGTCATCTGCACTTACGACCTGACTCGGTTCAGCGGAGAGACGGTGATTGATGTGATGCGCACGCACCCAATGACCGTCATTGGCGGAGTCCTGCAAGAAAACCCGTTCTTTGTGCCGCCGGAGGACTTCATTCACGAGCTGCGGGAAAGGCGTACCG
Proteins encoded:
- a CDS encoding YARHG domain-containing protein encodes the protein MIERVGKCTNYSGCKLAYRNEKCTVGSKAFRCPECGLALEPAGSEKAAPHLLYIMGGSAAVVLLAASAVACTLWNPASRPDLVQLKGADLSPELSTALAPALVAASTPADVSMPAAPGPAATPTPAELSATPPPPPVVASTPAASPPAPMAPIVGIAPTVVFITATTATAPATPSPAATSTPAEPPATATPPAASAPPEPSANPTPLPAAGAPKVELVDHEAMAPKPASSAASSGTPPDPSYPGERYPQTRQRLMTWAEATILTDAQLSYAVEEVYARHGAIFPWEPRNQAQFRRFSWYKPRPELTVAQIKSSLSQIEKYNVELLWRLRSAASSGSPPDGYPGERYPQTRQRLMTWNEAAVWTRAQLCYAIEEVYARHGAIFAEGSVNGAQFRRCPWYRPRPELTLAQLKASFSQTEQHNVDLLERVRASAETRASVPGSPAIQNGVPDVSLQARTGDRHRGCTPAPTPASDGGLSAR
- a CDS encoding NAD(P)-dependent oxidoreductase, encoding MRVFVAGASGAIGQPLIAELVRQGHTVTGMTHSEAGARRLRDLGVTVAHVSAFDGVAVEQALRRARAEVVIDQLTALPKDPSELAAAFPADRKLRLEAGGSLHRAAQAAGVRRYVQQASGFFLKAAGGLADESAPLATDASPGVAASARMYAEIEARLRNSGKMEGVALRYGFFYGPNTWYGEDGTVVDQVRRRAMPLIGQGQGVWSWIHIEDAALATVAALTAPAGIYNVVDDDPSPVSRWLPAFARWLGAAPHKR
- a CDS encoding multidrug efflux MFS transporter, giving the protein MSAGPATPSVPVVPASHQGVNPWLVAFAVVVPTFMEVLDTTVANVALRYIAGGLSSAVTDSEWVITSYLAANAIILPITGWLSAHVGRRRYLLLSIAVFTAASVLCGLSTNLAMLILFRILQGLAGGGLQPSSQGILLDAFPREKQGAAQTLFGIAALIAPVIGPSLGGYITDQYSWRWIFYINLPVGALAFLLCAALVHDPSYLEAERASLKKQAFRFDSIGLGLLVLMLVSWEILLSKGQEWDWFGDPFGRIQTLVTLCVGGLAGLVWWETRQARPVVNLRPLGERNFALCCVIIFCSYAVLYGSSTLLPGMLETLFGYDAFHAGLVLSPSGIFTIMAIIMAGRLLGRGLDARWLIGAGLLVMAAGSWWMSVLNLEISPGQVIWPRVVLVLGLGIVFAPLNVAAYLYTPQKLRGAAVGLFALLRNEGGSFGTSLGQTLTERREQLHALRLNENLDRLNPAVASFLNQARPALMHQTGDPVAARRMALQALDNLRGSQALSLAYFDCFLIFAAIGVVLALLVPWMKRSVLEKGAHIAAE
- a CDS encoding HlyD family secretion protein translates to MRPERKSLRRWNRSTRRALPSGYPTNHPQGTALAEVPADLDQTFSAVRQALAELLQSAAQLGIVPSSYDLSPKQLVEEFYRRDPGGNIDRIYAEVIKGAPGLQKAQATLQQAQRDLDQAQLDLSYCTIVAEIDGVVTRRDVNPGNNVQVGQSLMALRSLREVWVDANFKETQLRRLRIGQRVTLEADMYGGKQTFEGRISGFTMGTGSTLALLPAQNATGNFVKVVQRLPVRIDLVGYDPDKLPLFVGLSVTPSVDLNAAPTGPDAGRFLQAQAPPAASANPTP
- a CDS encoding 3-oxoacyl-ACP reductase FabG, which gives rise to MKRLEGKIALVTGGSRGIGAGIVKRLANEGAHVALTYAKSPDRANAVAEEAKSSGVRALAIEADSAEADSVVAAVDRTVRELGGLDVLVNNAGVLSLGPIDEFTLSEFDRTFAVNVRAVFVATQAAVRHMKSGGRVINISSCNADRMPFPGGAVYAMSKSALTGLVKGLARDLGQRGITINNVLPGPIDTDMNPANGPAAATLVKLMAVPRYGTADEVAAMVAYLAGPEAACVTGADLLIDGGFSA
- a CDS encoding MEDS domain-containing protein; translated protein: MGSTDDQFKTGGKSKGRPICFAGSDLGDKCHVCAFFNSRDDEYRALIPFISEGIERGEKIVHTIDPERREDHLARLHAEGLDAAHLERTGQFELRTWSNTHLAGGKFDPVRTLSLFEDVVKKAKQEGYPLIRFVTHMEWALMDKPGIDELLEYEAKANAIWMQQSGPVNPVICTYDLTRFSGETVIDVMRTHPMTVIGGVLQENPFFVPPEDFIHELRERRTGSGRR